In one window of Clupea harengus unplaced genomic scaffold, Ch_v2.0.2, whole genome shotgun sequence DNA:
- the ubac1 gene encoding ubiquitin-associated domain-containing protein 1 isoform X3: MFVQEEKIFAGKVLKIHICTMEGAEWLEEVTEDTTIEKLKERCLKHCVHGSLEDPKVLTHQKLIHAASERILTETKTVADENLKDKDVLLLIKKRPPPLPPKMVDIASEEKKKQESKAPDKDSILKATANLSTRHTDRTVTQHNIRDTELRKILVSLIEVAQKLLALNPDAVELFKKANAMLDEDEEDRVDESALQQLTEMGFPESRAVKALRLTHMSVTQAMEWLIEHVDDPTADAPLVNQDIPGASAGAAAVLGATASGLLSRTTEPSSTEEAKQDELTEIFKRIRRKREFRPDSRAVIALMEMGFDEKEVIDALRVNNNQQDAACEWLLGDRKPSPEDLDKGIDTNSPLFQAILENPVVQLGLTNPKTLLAFEDMLENPLNSTQWMNDPETGPVMLQISRIFQTLNRT, translated from the exons ATGTTTGTGCAAGAGGAAAAGATCTTTGCTGGAAAAGTTTTAAAGATTCATATATGCACCATGGAGGGTGCGGAATGGTTGGAGGAAGTTACAGAAGATACCACTATTGAAAAACTTAAAGAAAGATGCCTGAAACAC TGTGTTCATGGAAGTCTTGAAGATCCCAAGGTTCTCACACATCAAAAGCTCATTCATGCTGCATCAGAAAGGATCCTTACAGAAACCAAAACCGTAGCAGATGAGAACCTGAAAGACAAAG ACGTGCTTTTGTTGATAAAGAAAAGACCTCCACCGCTACCACCCAAAATGGTAGACATTGCATCTGAGGAGAAG AAGAAGCAAGAAAGCAAGGCCCCAGACAAAGATTCCATTCTTAAAGCCACAGCTAACCTATCTACCCGACACACAGATCGCACAGTTACTCAGCACAACATTCGGGAT ACAGAGCTAAGGAAGATCCTTGTTTCGCTCATTGAAGTGGCACAGAAACTCCTTGCTTTGAACCCAGATGCGGTTGAGCTTTTCAAGAAGGCCAACG CCATGTtggatgaggatgaagaagacCGCGTGGATGAGTCCGCCTTGCAGCAGCTCACTGAAATGGGCTTCCCTGAGAGCAGAGCGGTGAAGGCCCTCCGCCTAACCCA CATGTCAGTTACCCAGGCCATGGAGTGGCTGATCGAGCATGTGGATGACCCCACTGCTGACGCCCCTCTGGTGAACCAGGACATCCCGGGGGCgtctgctggtgctgctgcggTCCTGGGCGCCACAGCCTCAGGACTCCTCTCCCGGACCACAGAGCCCTCCAGCACAGAGGAGGCCAAGCAGGACGAGCTCACCGAGATCTTCAAGAGGATCCGGCGGAAACGAGAGTTCAGGCCTGACTCACGG GCTGTCATTGCACTGATGGAGATGGGCTTTGACGAAAAGGAGGTGATTGACGCCCTTCGGGTCAATAATAACCAGCAGGATGCTGCG TGTGAGTGGCTGCTTGGGGACAGGAAGCCTTCACCTGAGGACCTGGACAAGGGAATTGACACCAACAGCCCTCTGTTTCAAGCCATACTTGAAAATCCTGTGGTCCAGCTCGGTCTAACAAATCCAAAAACTCTATTAG CTTTTGAGGACATGCTGGAGAATCCACTGAACAGCACACAGTGGATGAACGACCCGGAAACGGGGCCGGTGATGCTTCAGATTTCCCGAATTTTTCAAACACTCAACCGCACATAA
- the ubac1 gene encoding ubiquitin-associated domain-containing protein 1 isoform X1: MFVQEEKIFAGKVLKIHICTMEGAEWLEEVTEDTTIEKLKERCLKHCVHGSLEDPKVLTHQKLIHAASERILTETKTVADENLKDKDVLLLIKKRPPPLPPKMVDIASEEKKKQESKAPDKDSILKATANLSTRHTDRTVTQHNIRDFQTELRKILVSLIEVAQKLLALNPDAVELFKKANAMLDEDEEDRVDESALQQLTEMGFPESRAVKALRLTHMSVTQAMEWLIEHVDDPTADAPLVNQDIPGASAGAAAVLGATASGLLSRTTEPSSTEEAKQDELTEIFKRIRRKREFRPDSRAVIALMEMGFDEKEVIDALRVNNNQQDAACEWLLGDRKPSPEDLDKGIDTNSPLFQAILENPVVQLGLTNPKTLLAFEDMLENPLNSTQWMNDPETGPVMLQISRIFQTLNRT; this comes from the exons ATGTTTGTGCAAGAGGAAAAGATCTTTGCTGGAAAAGTTTTAAAGATTCATATATGCACCATGGAGGGTGCGGAATGGTTGGAGGAAGTTACAGAAGATACCACTATTGAAAAACTTAAAGAAAGATGCCTGAAACAC TGTGTTCATGGAAGTCTTGAAGATCCCAAGGTTCTCACACATCAAAAGCTCATTCATGCTGCATCAGAAAGGATCCTTACAGAAACCAAAACCGTAGCAGATGAGAACCTGAAAGACAAAG ACGTGCTTTTGTTGATAAAGAAAAGACCTCCACCGCTACCACCCAAAATGGTAGACATTGCATCTGAGGAGAAG AAGAAGCAAGAAAGCAAGGCCCCAGACAAAGATTCCATTCTTAAAGCCACAGCTAACCTATCTACCCGACACACAGATCGCACAGTTACTCAGCACAACATTCGGGAT TTTCAGACAGAGCTAAGGAAGATCCTTGTTTCGCTCATTGAAGTGGCACAGAAACTCCTTGCTTTGAACCCAGATGCGGTTGAGCTTTTCAAGAAGGCCAACG CCATGTtggatgaggatgaagaagacCGCGTGGATGAGTCCGCCTTGCAGCAGCTCACTGAAATGGGCTTCCCTGAGAGCAGAGCGGTGAAGGCCCTCCGCCTAACCCA CATGTCAGTTACCCAGGCCATGGAGTGGCTGATCGAGCATGTGGATGACCCCACTGCTGACGCCCCTCTGGTGAACCAGGACATCCCGGGGGCgtctgctggtgctgctgcggTCCTGGGCGCCACAGCCTCAGGACTCCTCTCCCGGACCACAGAGCCCTCCAGCACAGAGGAGGCCAAGCAGGACGAGCTCACCGAGATCTTCAAGAGGATCCGGCGGAAACGAGAGTTCAGGCCTGACTCACGG GCTGTCATTGCACTGATGGAGATGGGCTTTGACGAAAAGGAGGTGATTGACGCCCTTCGGGTCAATAATAACCAGCAGGATGCTGCG TGTGAGTGGCTGCTTGGGGACAGGAAGCCTTCACCTGAGGACCTGGACAAGGGAATTGACACCAACAGCCCTCTGTTTCAAGCCATACTTGAAAATCCTGTGGTCCAGCTCGGTCTAACAAATCCAAAAACTCTATTAG CTTTTGAGGACATGCTGGAGAATCCACTGAACAGCACACAGTGGATGAACGACCCGGAAACGGGGCCGGTGATGCTTCAGATTTCCCGAATTTTTCAAACACTCAACCGCACATAA
- the ubac1 gene encoding ubiquitin-associated domain-containing protein 1 isoform X2, whose amino-acid sequence MFVQEEKIFAGKVLKIHICTMEGAEWLEEVTEDTTIEKLKERCLKHCVHGSLEDPKVLTHQKLIHAASERILTETKTVADENLKDKDVLLLIKKRPPPLPPKMVDIASEEKKQESKAPDKDSILKATANLSTRHTDRTVTQHNIRDFQTELRKILVSLIEVAQKLLALNPDAVELFKKANAMLDEDEEDRVDESALQQLTEMGFPESRAVKALRLTHMSVTQAMEWLIEHVDDPTADAPLVNQDIPGASAGAAAVLGATASGLLSRTTEPSSTEEAKQDELTEIFKRIRRKREFRPDSRAVIALMEMGFDEKEVIDALRVNNNQQDAACEWLLGDRKPSPEDLDKGIDTNSPLFQAILENPVVQLGLTNPKTLLAFEDMLENPLNSTQWMNDPETGPVMLQISRIFQTLNRT is encoded by the exons ATGTTTGTGCAAGAGGAAAAGATCTTTGCTGGAAAAGTTTTAAAGATTCATATATGCACCATGGAGGGTGCGGAATGGTTGGAGGAAGTTACAGAAGATACCACTATTGAAAAACTTAAAGAAAGATGCCTGAAACAC TGTGTTCATGGAAGTCTTGAAGATCCCAAGGTTCTCACACATCAAAAGCTCATTCATGCTGCATCAGAAAGGATCCTTACAGAAACCAAAACCGTAGCAGATGAGAACCTGAAAGACAAAG ACGTGCTTTTGTTGATAAAGAAAAGACCTCCACCGCTACCACCCAAAATGGTAGACATTGCATCTGAGGAGAAG AAGCAAGAAAGCAAGGCCCCAGACAAAGATTCCATTCTTAAAGCCACAGCTAACCTATCTACCCGACACACAGATCGCACAGTTACTCAGCACAACATTCGGGAT TTTCAGACAGAGCTAAGGAAGATCCTTGTTTCGCTCATTGAAGTGGCACAGAAACTCCTTGCTTTGAACCCAGATGCGGTTGAGCTTTTCAAGAAGGCCAACG CCATGTtggatgaggatgaagaagacCGCGTGGATGAGTCCGCCTTGCAGCAGCTCACTGAAATGGGCTTCCCTGAGAGCAGAGCGGTGAAGGCCCTCCGCCTAACCCA CATGTCAGTTACCCAGGCCATGGAGTGGCTGATCGAGCATGTGGATGACCCCACTGCTGACGCCCCTCTGGTGAACCAGGACATCCCGGGGGCgtctgctggtgctgctgcggTCCTGGGCGCCACAGCCTCAGGACTCCTCTCCCGGACCACAGAGCCCTCCAGCACAGAGGAGGCCAAGCAGGACGAGCTCACCGAGATCTTCAAGAGGATCCGGCGGAAACGAGAGTTCAGGCCTGACTCACGG GCTGTCATTGCACTGATGGAGATGGGCTTTGACGAAAAGGAGGTGATTGACGCCCTTCGGGTCAATAATAACCAGCAGGATGCTGCG TGTGAGTGGCTGCTTGGGGACAGGAAGCCTTCACCTGAGGACCTGGACAAGGGAATTGACACCAACAGCCCTCTGTTTCAAGCCATACTTGAAAATCCTGTGGTCCAGCTCGGTCTAACAAATCCAAAAACTCTATTAG CTTTTGAGGACATGCTGGAGAATCCACTGAACAGCACACAGTGGATGAACGACCCGGAAACGGGGCCGGTGATGCTTCAGATTTCCCGAATTTTTCAAACACTCAACCGCACATAA